The Nostoc cf. commune SO-36 genomic sequence AGTTTCTGAATCTCCCGCAGCAGATGATCATTGGACGGCAGAAAATCCAGATATAAATGAGAATCCCTCAATTGGTGATGATATCTTGAAATAAGATTAAGCCCGTTGGTAGTCAGGACTTTAGCCCTTATTTTCTAAACGCTAAAGTACTGACTAAAAACCCTGAAAACTAGCGTGACAAATTACAATAATAACAATTCAAAATTCAAAAATAAATTATTCTAATGCTTGACCAATTCTTCCTTGATGGTACAAGCCCCTAAATTCATTTATGGATAGATAAGTTTTAAACAATGCAGGGTTCAAGCCTCAGGATAAATCCTGGGGCATTAATTGCGAATTGCGAATTGCGAATTGCGAATTGCGAATTGTGCTGACTTGCCTTTTGTTGCTATCGTGCAGAGATTGGCAGCAAATATTTCGAGATGAATAGACATACATTTAGTGAAAATATAGAGACGTAGTACTGCTACGTCTCTACAAAAGTTCTGGATAACGTATATTTAACTTCTGGAGCGCTCACAAGGAGCAATCAAAATTTCTTTTCCCTACTCCCCTACCAGGAAGCGCTAGCACTGATAAGATGCGAACAATTGCAGAAATTAACGAGAAAATCAGCCGCCAACGTGCGGTAGTGTTGACAACTGAAGAATTAAAAGCACGAGTTGTAGAAATCGGTGTTACTAAAGCTGCTAAAGAAGTTGATGTAGTTACCACTGGCACATTTGAGCCAATGGAATCAAGTGGTGCAATTATCAATTTGGGACATACTGACCCCCCAATAAAAATTCGTCGCTGCTGGTTAGACGGTGTGCCAGCATACTCTGGTTTTGGGGCAGTAGATTTATATGTGGGTGCGAGTTCTGCTGTGGAGACTACAGACGGTGAAGAAGTCAGAGAACGTGGCGGTGGTCATATAATCGAAGATTTAATCGCTGGTAAACCTATACACGTAAAAGCCCAAGGACAAGTAACAGATTGTTATCCCAGAGCAACTTTTGAAACTACTATCACCAGCGAAACAATTAATCAGTTCTATTTATTCAATCCGCGCAATCTTTATCAAAATTTTATTGTTGGTGTAAATGGTGGCGATCGCCCCCTCTTCACCTATCTCGGCCCTTTACAACCGCGTCTGGGGAATGCCGTTTACTCCAACCCAGGTGCTATTTCTCCCCTACTCAACGACCCAGATTTGCAACTCGTTGGTATAGGTACTCGAATTTTTTTAGGCGGTGGTATTGGCTATGTCGCTTGGGAAGGCACTCAGCACTTCCCCTTACAAAAGCGTTTAGCTAATCGGACACCGATTGGGCCTTCCGCCACTTTAGCTTTAATTGGTGATGCCAAGCAAATGGATGCTCATTGGGTGCGGGGTTGTTACTTCAAAAGTTATGGCCCCTCATTGATGTTAGGCGTTGGTGTCCCACTACCAGTATTAAATGAACTGGTAATTGAACACTGTGCCGTCCAAGATCAAGACTTGGTAGCCCCGATAGTGGATTTTTCCATTCCCCGGCGCGTCCGTCCCACCTTTGGTTTGGTGAGTTACGCCCAACTTAAATCTGGGAGGATCACCATTGAGGGCAAAGCAATACGCTCTGCCCCCTTAGCGAGTCTGTTTTTTTCTAGGCAAGTCGCCCTAGAGTTGAAAAAGTGGATCGAAGCAGGTACCTT encodes the following:
- a CDS encoding homocysteine biosynthesis protein — translated: MRTIAEINEKISRQRAVVLTTEELKARVVEIGVTKAAKEVDVVTTGTFEPMESSGAIINLGHTDPPIKIRRCWLDGVPAYSGFGAVDLYVGASSAVETTDGEEVRERGGGHIIEDLIAGKPIHVKAQGQVTDCYPRATFETTITSETINQFYLFNPRNLYQNFIVGVNGGDRPLFTYLGPLQPRLGNAVYSNPGAISPLLNDPDLQLVGIGTRIFLGGGIGYVAWEGTQHFPLQKRLANRTPIGPSATLALIGDAKQMDAHWVRGCYFKSYGPSLMLGVGVPLPVLNELVIEHCAVQDQDLVAPIVDFSIPRRVRPTFGLVSYAQLKSGRITIEGKAIRSAPLASLFFSRQVALELKKWIEAGTFTLTEPVSPIPMERSFLPQDRRTDF